GAAGTTATATTACTTGTGTTAGTATTAGCCACAGGCCATTCAACCGGGGGTGATAATCCATCTCCATCCGTTTGTAGGCTTGCAAGCATCTCTTCTATCTCTTTTGCTTCTTGTTCTTTTTGGGCAAGCCTTTGTTCGTATTCCCTGACCTCATCTTCTAGCTCACTTAACAACCTTCTTTGTTCTATTTCTCTTGCTTCTATTGTTTCCTTTTGCGACTCTGCATCAGCGAGGAGGGTTTGAAGTTCATTTTCTTGCTCTTCAAGCTCATCTTTTTGTGCCTGAACTATATCTCTTTGTTCTTCAACTTCTTCAATTAGCTCTACATCTTTATCGACAATCTTGTTTATGTAATTAAGTCTTGACAGCAAATCGATAAAACTGTCGGCTTCAAAAAGTACTTCTAGATAACTGACATTCCCGTTTTGGTAGCTAGCCTTTAATCTTTCTGCCAAAAACGTTTCTTTTTCGTCTAATTCTTCTTCTGTTTCCTTTAGTTTTTCAGTTATTATCTCTATCTCTTCTTCAGTTGCGTCTATATCATTTTCAATGGATCTAAGCTCTGCTTCTGCAGTTTCTAGCTCCTGCTGGGTCTGCATAAGCCTGTCCCTGGTAGTATTCTTTTCCTGTTCTGCTTCATCAAGTTCGTGCTCAAGGCCACCTTTTCGATCTTCTAAACTATCAAGTTCTTCTCTTATCTTCTCGATTTCGTCATTGTTATTTTCAGCGCTTATTGGCAATGCCAAAAGAAAAGTCAAAGACAATATAAGAATCCAAAAAACCAAATTCCTGTCATAGCGTATCCGCACCCTCAATGTTTACTCCTCCTCTTAAATCAAA
The Natranaerofaba carboxydovora genome window above contains:
- a CDS encoding murein hydrolase activator EnvC family protein, whose amino-acid sequence is MRIRYDRNLVFWILILSLTFLLALPISAENNNDEIEKIREELDSLEDRKGGLEHELDEAEQEKNTTRDRLMQTQQELETAEAELRSIENDIDATEEEIEIITEKLKETEEELDEKETFLAERLKASYQNGNVSYLEVLFEADSFIDLLSRLNYINKIVDKDVELIEEVEEQRDIVQAQKDELEEQENELQTLLADAESQKETIEAREIEQRRLLSELEDEVREYEQRLAQKEQEAKEIEEMLASLQTDGDGLSPPVEWPVANTNTSNITSPYGNRTHPVYNVERFHTGVDIGAPEGTSVLAAESGTVVQSGISGSLQSGYGRIVIIDHGDGYSTLYAHNSENLVSEGEEVSRGETIARIGATGTATGPHLHFEVLVNGEHTNPMEYLQ